From the genome of Brassica oleracea var. oleracea cultivar TO1000 chromosome C4, BOL, whole genome shotgun sequence:
NNNNNNNNNNNNNNNNNNNNNNNNNNNNNNNNNNNNNNNNNNNNNNNNNNNNNNNNNNNNNNNNNNNNNNNNNNNNNNNNNNNNNNNNNNNNNNNNNNNNNNNNNNNNNNNNNNNNNNNNNNNNNNNNNNNNNNNNNNNNNNNNNNNNNNNNNNNNNNNNNNNNNNNNNNNNNNNNNNNNNNNNNNNNNNNNNNNNNNNNNNNNNNNNNNNNNNNNNNNNNNNNNNNNNNNNNNNNNNNNNNNNNNNNNNNNNNNNNNNNNNNNNNNNNNNNNNNNNNNNNNNNNNNNNNNNNNNNNNNNNNNNNNNNNNNNNNNNNNNNNNNNNNNNNNNNNNNNNNNNNNNNNNNNNNNNNNNNNNNNNNNNNNNNNNNNNNNNNNNNNNNNNNNNNNNNNNNNNNNNNNNNNNNNNNNNNNNNNNNNNNNNNNNNNNNNNNNNNNNNNNNNNNNNNNNNNNNNNNNNNNNNNNNNNNNNNNNNNNNNNNNNNNNNNNNNNNNNNNNNNNNNNNNNNNNNNNNNNNNNNNNNNNNNNNNNNNNNNNNNNNNNNNNNNNNNNNNNNNNNNNNNNNNNNNNNNNNNNNNNNNNNNNNNNNNNNNNNNNNNNNNNNNNNNNNNNNNNNNNNNNNNNNNNNNNNNNNNNNNNNNNNNNNNNNNNNNNNNNNNNNNNNNNNNNNNNNNNNNNNNNNNNNNNNNNNNNNNNNNNNNNNNNNNNNNNNNNNNNNNNNNNNNNNNNNNNNNNNNNNNNNNNNCAAATATAATTCTGCTCTGATGGATATTGCTTATAGTCTTGAGCTATGTGGTGAAAGGATAACACATTATTCTTTATTATATAAGACCTACTCCACATTCTATCCAAAGGATGTGCTGTTGCTACACACGGCTAGGAAGTTCACCACTTATAATGATCTTTTGTCGTATCTTTTGGCTTCTGAACAAAGAAAGCAGAAAATCAAAGATACCATCAACAGATTTGACCAGCTTCAGAAAAGATACATTGAGCTAAAGAATAATGAGATGAGGCCTCCTATAGCTGATGAAGCTGAAGTTGAGCGCCATATGGCAACACATGCATTGTGAAGGCCATATTATATAATTGTCTTTTGACAAATTCTCTTTTTCATGTTTCCTGAGTTTATGTTTCATGAATTGCTTTGATACTTTGCTTTATGCACGACTTCATTAATAAAATGAATTACTTTGAGTTCATCATTATCTTATTCAAACTGTTGTTTGATAAGAAACTATATCTATATGCCTTTATTGTGCCAAGATAAATATGATTGAGGATTAATACCCCAAATCACTTTTCCAAAGAGTTCAAAGAAGCTTTTGACAAATGGCACGACATGCTCTGCCATCCAGGCGAGTTCATCATTAACTGTTATTTGATAAGAAACTATATCTATATGCCTTTATTATGCCAAGATAAATATGATTGAGGATTAATACCCCAACTCACTTTTCCAAAGAGTTCAAAGAAGCCTTTGACAAATGGCACGACATGCTCTGCCATCCAGGCTCAGTTATAAAATACTCTTGAACTCAACTGGACATTCCTTGAAAGAAAGGAAAAGAAGCTAGACCAAGGCTTTGCCTAAATGGCATTATATTCACCCTATAAGGTCCATTGAATTAAGAAGAAAAAATGGTTTCCAACAATGGACAAAAGGGAATAAGAGTACCTAAATTAAAACCGCCTATGTGGTCGAGACTACATTCTCTATTGATCTAGTGATCAATATGATATTCGGCAAATAGCCAGGACAATCATGTTTGATTAACCCACTAAATTTATCACTTAGATGGCATTACCATACTTAGCCATTCGGATTATGATCCAAATATTTAAAAGGGCACAAATGTTATCCCATAAGATCTCACGTGTGTGCAATATATCTATGCACAAGGGAATTTACTGTCCCAAGCACCACGAATTTGAGTATGTTCATGAGGGGGAGTGAGGACAAATCCCATGATACATGACCATACTAAAATCCGTGAAACATNNNNNNNNNNNNNNNNNNNNNNNNNNNNNNNNNNNNNNNNNNNNNNNNNNNNNNNNNNNNNNNNNNNNNNNNNNNNNNNNNNNNNNNNNNNNNNNNNNNNNNNNNNNNNNNNNNNNNNNNNNNNNNNNNNNNNNNNNNNNNNNNNNNNNNNNNNNNNNNNNNNNNNNNNNNNNNNNNNNNNNNNNNNNNNNNNNNNNNNNNNNNNNNNNNNNNNNNNNNNNNNNNNNNNNNNNNNNNNNNNNNNNNNNNNNNNNNNNNNNNNNNNNNNNNNNNNNNNNNNNNNNNNNNNNNNNNNNNNNNNNNNNNNNNNNNNNNNNNNNNNNNNNNNNNNNNNNNNNNNNNNNNNNNNNNNNNNNNNNNNNNNNNNNNNNNNNNNNNNNNNNNNNNNNNNNNNNNNNNNNNNNNNNNNNNNNNNNNNNNNNNNNNNNNNNNNNNNNNNNNNNNNNNNNNNNNNNNNNNNNNNNNNNNNNNNNNNNNNNNNNNNNNNNNNNNNNNNNNNNNNNNNNNNNNNNNNNNNNNNNNNNNNNNNNNNNNNNNNNNNNNNNNNNNNNNNNNNNNNNNNNNNNNNNNNNNNNNNNNNNNNNNNNNNNNNNNNNNNNNNNNNNNNNNNNNNNNNNNNNNNNNNNNNNNNNNNNNNNNNNNNNNNNNNNNNNNNNNNNNNNNNNNNNNNNNNNNNNNNNNNNNNNNNNNNNNNNNNNNNNNNNNNNNNNNNNNNNNNNNNNNNNNNNNNNNNNNNNNNNNNNNNNNNNNNNNNNNNNNNNNNNNNNNNNNNNNNNNNNNNNNNNNNNNNNNNNNNNNNNNNNNNNNNNNNNNNNNNNNNNNNNNNNNNNNNNNNNNNNNNNNNNNNNNNNNNNNNNNNNNNNNNNNNNNNNNNNNNNNNNNNNNNNNNNNNNNNNNNNNNNNNNNNNNNNNNNNNNNNNNNNNNNNNNNNNNNNNNNNNNNNNNNNNNNNNNNNNNNNNNNNNNNNNNNNNNNNNNNNNNNNNNNNNNNNNNNNNNNNNNNNNNNNNNNNNNNNNNNNNNNNNNNNNNNNNNNNNNNNNNNNNNNNNNNNNNNNNNNNNNNNNNNNNNNNNNNNNNNNNNNNNNNNNNNNNNNNNNNNNNNNNNNNNNNNNNNNNNNNNNNNNNNNNNNNNNNNNNNNNNNNNNNNNNNNNNNNNNNNNNNNNNNNNNNNNNNNNNNNNNNNNNNNNNNNNNNNNNNNNNNNNNNNNNNNNNNNNNNNNNNNNNNNNNNNNNNNNNNNNNNNNNNNNNNNNNNNNNNNNNNNNNNNNNNNNNNNNNNNNNNNNNNNNNNNNNNNNNNNNNNNNNNNNNNNNNNNNNNNNNNNNNNNNNNNNNNNNNNNNNNNNNNNNNNNNNNNNNNNNNNNNNNNNNNNNNNNNNNNNNNNNNNNNNNNNNNNNNNNNNNNNNNNNNNNNNNNNNNNNNNNNNNNNNNNNNNNNNNNNNNNNNNNNNNNNNNNNNATACTAACCAGCCTAAGATAGGTTAAATGGTTATTTATTAAACCTTAGAAAAGGTTATAGACCATCACCATAAATTAGCCAAATTTTGGTAATACTTATGGTTGGTCGAATTCTCAGCATAAACCAACCAAGCTGTGGTATGAATGAATATGCTATCATAAAGATAAGCTATAAGATCGAAGTTCATCTTTGAACAAAAGATATATGACCACATTATGCGTCCATATGCGACCCAACGGGTCCGACCATCATATATGAAGATAATGCAGCTTGCATTGCTCAACTCAAAAATGGGTATGTCAAAGGTGACCGAACCAAACATATTCTACCCAAGTTCTTCTTTACCCATGAGTTGCAGAAAGCTGGAGAGGTCAACGTCCTTCAGATCCGGTCTAGTGAAAACTCAGCCGACCTCTTCACCAAATCATTGCCCTCTTGCACATTCAGGAAGTTCACGCAACAAGATTGGCACGCGTAGACTCAAGGACCTTCAGTGATGTCCAAATCAAAGGGGAGTAATGTGTGTTGTACTTTTTTTCCTTTATCTGGTTTCTCTTTTTACCACATTAAGTTTTGGGTTTTCCGGAAGAGGTTTTAATGAGGCAACATTAGCATGTTACAAACCCTATATGGTTATGGCATCCAAGGGGGAGTGTTATGAATCATGAAGTGGATGGTCCATAACCTAGACCATACAAGTTCAAGACTAGAGTCCATTGGGGGTTTACATCCAGCCACATGGAAGACCCATTCAACCTTATGTTTTATGAGTTTGATCATGTCATTATGTAGAGTATCTTTGTAATCAAGTCTCCCTTTGACTCCACCTTGTATGAACCACTATATATAGTGGTGTAAGCAATAAAAAATATACAACACATTCTCACAAGTCTTCTGTCAAATCTTAACACATTTGTAATTTAACTGTTGTTTTCAATAACTTAAAACAATGAGGTTTTGTATTCTTATATTTCATTCAAACCTCATTTTATATTTTCTTTCCTGCTAAATATTTGGGGTTTGTAAATAATCTTCATCTTATAGCAAATTGTGGCCTTAAAAGAAGAGAAACATGTGATTGGTATAGAGATTAACCAAATCGACGAGAACCTTACTTTATTAAAAAGCAAGCTTACATAAAGTATATTTGTTGCATCGGATCCTTCAAAACATTAACTAAAACCCCGAATGTTCTCTCAAATAACATTAAATTTACAAAATACACAATTCAAAACAACACGTACGTAGTGTTACCACTTACCATTATATAAACCAAACTAAGCCTTCAAAGCCATAAACTTCTTCTCTGCCTCTTTCTTTTCTCTCTCATCAGAACTATTTAGCTACCTTCCCTTTTACGTTTTTCTTCAGAAAGATGAGTTTCGCTGATGCTGGAAGTCGTCTCTCCGATCAAAACAATCTCCGCGAAACGGAACTAGGGTTTCCGGACCGGAGCGTTCGAGAATTAGGACGAGATCAAGATCTAGACATAACCAATTGCTCACCCGAAGTAGTAAAAGTAAAGAAGGAAGAAGAAGAAGATTGCTGTAAGACTCCGACACGTCTTGATCAAATTCTCCCGGCGATCCCACAAACCTGTCCGCCGGCGCCGAGGAAACCTAAGGGAGTCCCGTCGAGGAGTTTGAAGGTTAGAAATTGTTATAAAAGCAGGAGAATGATCATTCTGAATGTTTCTAGAGAATTCGACTGTATGTTTCATTCAACATCTCTGTGTAACAAGATTAAAAAGGCCAGACATATTTGATGTTTCATATGGTATCATGTATGTATAACGTACGTATAGCTCATGTAACCAAATTGTAATAAACTACGTACGAGTTATATAATAATGTAGTGACATTTTATTTTTATTTTATTTTTAACATATTTTTTTCTGTTGCTTCTTTTATTTCGTTTGGAAAGTGACAAGGCTTTTCAAATTTTGGAATATTGTCCGTGAAATATTTAGAGGCGCATACGCTTTTTGCATGCTTTTTTCTCGTGATTTTTTACATTGGAAATAATCGGTAATTAGAATACATGAACTATAAGCATTGGAAAGCAGAATAGAGTTGGTGAATACTTTGGTTATGTAAAGTGGAATCTAGTCTTGAAACAATATTTAAAACTAATGACATTTTGTTAACTAAAAGAAGATTTAAATGCTTCGATCACTGAAATCAAGGCAACCGTGTTTTCCCATTTTGCTTATCCAAGGGCCAAAGGCTATGCAATTAATTATTCTTAAAAATGCAAATTTGGCCGTATAAAGATTTTATAACATAGTGATAGTATTTTTTTTCTCAATTTACATATATCCAAGCCTACTTTGTCGTTGTACTCTACATCCAAGTAGAAGAATTTTTAGTCCAGACTCCAGAGGTATTTGCATTGGTCAATTTGCAGTAATGATCCATCTAAGAACTACTTTAACTCTTTTAAGAGAGAACCCGTATATGTAATATGTTCTATTGTCTATACAACAAGAATTTGTATTTGATGGAGTTTAAAAGAACCACATTTTGTATGAATATTATTATAACTGAACCTCCTTGAAACCCCCGATATTATAAACATGTACATTCAGTGAACTCATTATATCATAACAAACAGAAAGACAATTTCCATGATCTTCAAAATCTGGATATATATATATATATATATATAACGCTTCTATATTATAAATAAACTCTACTTCTTCCTCAAGCCAAACGTCCATTGTATGGAATCATTAAAAAGTAAAAATCGCTAATGCGAAGATCATATGCTACTCCAATGCTTGTTCAATCATCTCCCGCAGAAAATAAGTAGAGTTTATCCACAATAAAGGTGGCTAATGAAAGATTAAATCATGCGAGTTACATGTGTTTTCGTCAAAAAGTAACTTGATGCAACAACCATTGAAAGACTATACATTTTGTACAAGTTAACACCATCGTTTCTTGTAATTTTGAAATAAGGTGGCGTAAATTTCTTCTCTCTGGCTTCAACTATAACTTCATAAGTCAAGCTGATCGTAAAACAGTTCTGCCCTGGTTGAGTTATGAATTTCCTTTTAAAATATTATTGCAATTGACAATGTAAGAGAACACAAACAGCTGTAGAGATGAAACCTAACTACATATATGATATGATTTTAATGCTAAAACTTTCACCTAAGTTTGATTAGTGTGGAAATCCCTAAACTGGTAGTGACCTTGCTTTCCACATCTGAAGCAATTTATGGCTGATCGATTCACAAAGGATCGGCATCTCCCTCGTCCTCTCTAAAGTTGCTTCTTCCTGATTGAGTGTTCCATCTTCCTCTTCCTCTACCATTCCTTGGTTCATTTTCCACTCGTAAGACTTGTTCTTCACTTTTTCCCTCGGTGACCTTACTTTCATGGATTTGTAGAGGCGCCTGAAGGTCGTCTACTGTGATCCTATCAATTTCCTTTGATTCTTCAATAGAGCATACCACGAAACTGAAGTTTTCAGTGAGACTTCTCAGAATCTTCTCCACGATCTTCACGTCATTTGCGAACTCCATAAATCTCACAAAGTATCCTGCAGCTCCTTCACCAACACGCATCTCCAAGGTTTCAAAAATTTTACGAAGTGTTTGAAGTTGTGCTCGCTTCACTCTAGCATTCACTACAAGAAAAATTACTTATTGTTACGTATTTTTGAATCTAAATTTTTTCGTCACAAAATTATGACGTAATAGACACTAATTTGTGACTAATCTTTTATGTCAAAAAAGAGTAGCCACTTGGTCATAATATTGAGACCAATTTTATAGTACGGGTTTTTGCCAAAACTAACTCACAACTTGATTTTAATCCCAAACCTATACCCAAACTTGAATCAAATGCAAAACTAACCTAAAAGCCTAGTGAAATTACAGCTCAACCCCTTGTGACCAAACAAAAAAATAGAAGCCATTTTTACGAATATAGCCCCAGTAAATCGTCTGAGTCGTCTGAGATGTTGGAAGTCGTCTGGACGACTGAAGTTTAAGTCGTCTGGTACCAGTTTATTTTAAAAATAATTTATAAATCTTGTAAAAAAATATTTTGATGCGTGAAAAATAAAAATCAAGTAATTATAAACAGTTTTAAGTGATATAAATTAAGATATGATAAAATTGATTTGTTTTGAAGATAGATGAGTGGAAGTAGTGAATCATGAAATACTTTGGTTTAGGAGTTTGNNNNNNNNNNNNNNNNNNNNNNNNNNNNNNNNNNNNNNNNNNNNNNNNNNNNNNNNNNNNNNNNNNNNNNNNNNNNNNNNNNNNNNNNNNNNNNNNNNNNNNNNNNNNNNNNNNNNNNNNNNNNNNNNNNNNNNNNNNNNNNNNNNNNNNNNNNNNNNNNNNNNNNNNNNNNNNNNNNNNNNNNNNNNNNNNNNNNNNNNNNNNNNNNNNNNNNNNNNNNNNNNNNNNNNNNNNNNNNNNNNNNNNNNNNNNNNNNNNNNNNNNNNNNNNNNNNNNNNNNNNNNNNNNNNNNNNNNNNNNNNNNNNNNNNNNNNNNNNNNNNNNNNNNNNNNNNNNNNNNNNNNNNNNNNNNNNNNNNNNNNNNNNNNNNNNNNNNNNNNNNNNNNNNNNNNNNNNNNNNNNNNNNNNNNNNNNNNNNNNNNNNNNNNNNNNNNNNNNNNNNNNNNNNNNNNNNNNNNNNNNNNNNNNNNNNNNNNNNNNNNNNNNNNNNNNNNNNNNNNNNNNNNNNNNNNNNNNNNNNNNNNNNNNNNNNNNNNNNNNNNNNNNNNNNNNNNNNNNNNNNNNNNNNNNNNNNNNNNNNNNNNNNNNNNNNNNNNNNNNNNNNNNNNNNNNNNNNNNNNNNNNNNNNNNNNNNNNNNNNNNNNNNNNNNNNNNNNNNNNNNNNNNNNNNNNNNNNNNNNNNNNNNNNNNNNNNNNNNNNNNNNNNNNNNNNNNNNNNNNNNNNNNNNNNNNNNNNNNNNNNNNNNNNNNNNNNNNNNNNNNNNNNNNNNNNNNNNNNNNNNNNNNNNNNNNNNNNNNNNNNNNNNNNNNNNNNNNNNNNNNNNNNNNNNNNNNNNNNNNNNNNNNNNNNNNNNNNNNNNNNNNNNNNNNNNNNNNNNNNNNNNNNNNNNNNNNNNNNNNNNNNNNNNNNNNNNNNNNNNNNNNNNNNNNNNNNNNNNNNNNNNNNNNNNNNNNNNNNNNNNNNNNNNNNNNNNNNNNNNNNNNNNNNNNNNNNNNNNNNNNNNNNNNNNNNNNNNNNNNNNNNNNNNNNNNNNNNNNNNNNNNNNNNNNNNNNNNNNNNNNNNNNNNNNNNNNNNNNNNNNNNNNNNNNNNNNNNNNNNNNNNNNNNNNNNNNNNNNNNNNNNNNNNNNNNNNNNNNNNNNNNNNNNNNNNNNNNNNNNNNNNNNNNNNNNNNNNNNNNNNNNNNNNNNNNNNNNNNNNNNNNNNNNNNNNNNNNNNNNNNNNNNNNNNNNNNNNNNNNNAGACGACTTAACTTTCAGTCGTCTCAGGTTACAGATTTCAAAGTCAATTGCAAAAATAACCTCTGCGTTGACCAGACGACTTCCAGGTAAGTTGTCTACAGCCAGACGACTTCCCAAGTAAGTCGTCTGACGAACAGATCTGGAAAAAAACTCGATGTCATACCTTAAATTGGTGAGATAAGTTCCTTAGCATACACAAGGCTTCTCCAAGCACACAGAATCACAAACGAAAGTAACCCACCCAGAATCGTTAGCTTCTATGAACCATAAAAAATTTAGAATCAAAATCTTGGGTTTTTTTAGCTCATTGTGGAGAGAAAGTGAGAGATATGTTGTATTTAGTTCACAAGAATGGAAAAAGAAGAAGGATAAATCGATTTTGGGAGCATTAAGAGCTTCAAATTGGTTGTTCATGGTGGTTGTGGTATTGATGACAATGGCAATCTTGTAATTACTTGAATATGATGAGGGTGAGAGAGTAAAAATGTCATTTTCGAAAAAAAAAAGAAAAAAAAAATTGATGGCATTTTCGTAAATTATATGAACTTGTGGGGTGAATAGGGCAAAACCAATTTTCAAAAAAAAATGAGGTTAGTTTTGTGTTTGACTTTAAGTTATAGGTCAATTCTGCAAAAAGCCCTTTATAGTAACCAACTTTTGTCACATCTAGTGACATAAACATGACGAAAATATACGAGACAAGAGATGTGACATAATTGTGACTATGTTTTATGTTACCGTAGTGACTAAAATGTGACTATCTCATATGTCTCCATCTGCGACGATAGAGAAACCAAGTGTTCGTGATGAATTCATAAAAAATATGACAAAAAAATCTGTAGTTATAGTAGCCACAGTTTTGCCACATTATTTCATTTACCATTTATTTAGCCACGGTATAGTTACCGTTTTTCTTTAATTATATATGAAACCCTAAATCTAATACTTTAAACCCCAAATTGAAACCTACATACAGGACATATCACTACAAGAAAACATCGTAATTCTGACGGACATTCTGACGGAAAATGAGATCCTCAGAATATTCCGACGAATTTCCGAGGAAATTCCGAGAAAACCCAAAATTTGGGTTTCCTCGGAATTTCCTCGGAATATACCGATGAAATACCGAGGAAGTCATATTCCTCGAAAAACACCGACGAATATCCGAGGATATATTATAGCCGTTAGAGAGCCGTTGGAGATTTTAAAAATTCCGAGGAAAGAGCCGTTGCCGTCGGTATTCCGTCGGAATTTCCTCGGTACTGTCGGCAGCATTTCATCTATAATTACATGCACCCCCCCCCCAACCTCTTCATTNNNNNNNNNNNNNNNNNNNNNNNNNNNNNNNNNNNNNNNNNNNNNNNNNNNNNNNNNNNNNNNNNNNNNNNNNNNNNNNNNNNNNNNNNNNNNNNNNNNNNNNNNNNNNNNNNNNNNNNNNNNNNNNNNNNNNNNNNNNNNNNNNNNNNNNNNNNNNNNNNNNNNNNNNNNNNNNNNNNNNNNNNNNNNNNNNNNNNNNNNNNNNNNNNNNNNNNNNNNNNNNNNNNNNNNNNNNNNNNNNNNNNNNNNNNNNNNNNNNNNNNNNNNNNNNNNNNNNNNNNNNNNNNNNNNNNNNNNNNNNNNNNNNNNNNNNNNNNNNNNNNNNNNNNNNNNNNNNNNNNNNNNNNNNNNNNNNNNNNNNNNNNNNNNNNNNNNNNNNNNNNNNNNNNNNNNNNNNNNNNNNNNNNNNNNNNNNNNNNNNNNNNNNNNNNNNNNNNNNNNNNNNNNNNNNNNNNNNNNNNNNNNNNNNNNNNNNNNNNNNNNNNNNNNNNNNNNNNNNNNNNNNNNNNNNNNNNNNNNNNNNNNNNNNNNNNNNNNNNNNNNNNNNNNNNNNNNNNNNNNNNNNNNNNNNNNNNNNNNNNNNNNNNNNNNNNNNNNNNNNNNNNNNNNNNNNNNNNNNNNNNNNNNNNNNNNNNNNNNNNNNNNNNNNNNNNNNNNNNNNNNNNNNNNNNNNNNNNNNNNNNNNNNNNNNNNNNNNNNNNNNNNNNNNNNNNNNNNNNNNNNNNNNNNNNNNNNNNNNNNNNNNNNNNNNNNNNNNNNNNNNNNNNNNNNNNNNNNNNNNNNNNNNNNNNNNNNNNNNNNNNNNNNNNNNNNNNNNNNNNNNNNNNNNNNNNNNNNAATAAAATATTATAAAAGCAAAATATAATCAATAATCTATATATACAAAGATTTAAAACATTTACATATAATATTAAACTTTAAATGCATTAATCAAGCTTAAATTTATAAGATATAATCTTAAAATTTACATTAAACAGAAAATTAAGTAAAAACTATAAACCTAGAATATGAGGGCACGGGAAAATTGTACCAATCTACCAATTTTTTAAACCTAAGTCTTTATCTCGCGCAGCTGGGTCTAAGAAAGAGGTCTCACCGCCTCTGCTCTCTCTGGATCTCTATCTCTCTATCTCTCTATCTCTCGTTCTCGTTGAAGAGCAGAGGCATCAAGAGCATCGTAGCCAAGCTCACCTCTCTCTGATTCCAGAGCACTCTCCTTCTGATTTATTCTCCCCCAATTTCTTTTATGTTGGATTCACTCTCTCTCTCTCAGTTGTTATTCAGTTTGTTGTTCATTAATTTGATTCACTTTTCATTTGTTTCAGATCTCAATCTCTCAATCTGTGAACGGTTAAAGACATTGCTTCAGATCTCATTCTCCCTTACTGTCGTCGGTTCCTACTCCTAAGGTGATGAAGTTATTCCTTTGCTTGCAGATCTCTCTTGTTCAGTAACTTAGAAGTTGAAAACTGTTGATAACGTTCAAAGTATCAAAAAAGGCATAGAATTGATGTTTACTATTATTGAATTCTAAGCCTGTAATTTAACATTTTGAGTCTCATCTTTTCTCTGAAGTTTATTAATGTTTTTTAATGTTTAGTTTAGAGAAGAAGAAGAAGAAGAAGAAGAAGAAGAAGAAGGGTTTATCCTGATGTTTACTTGTTCACTACAGCAGTTAACGTGTGTTGCAAAGGAGGGAAAGTGGACGAGGGTATTGAGATGTTATAGAAGATGAAAGAAGCTGGTGTTGCGCCGAATGTTGTTACTTACGATTATTGGGATATGTTAAGATCCCATATACTAAGATTGAGTCATATCTTTATTATGTAAACTTTCCTATAAACTCGGGATTGTATTTGTATATATACGATGGCTTGTTAACGCCTATGAAATAAGATAAACAGATTGATAAACCTAAACTTGTCATGGTATCAGAGCCAGACCTAAATTCTTAAACCTCGTCTTGCAATCGCAAGGGAGACAAACCACGACTGAAATCAACGATGGCGCTCACGAATGAAACCAGTGAATTGAAGTACAAGACGATCTCACCCTATGACCTAATTGCTAGTAATAATCCCGGTGCAGTCATCTCTCAGCCACTACTCAATGGTTTGAACTATGAAG
Proteins encoded in this window:
- the LOC106338208 gene encoding uncharacterized protein LOC106338208; amino-acid sequence: MRVGEGAAGYFVRFMEFANDVKIVEKILRSLTENFSFVVCSIEESKEIDRITVDDLQAPLQIHESKVTEGKSEEQVLRVENEPRNGRGRGRWNTQSGRSNFREDEGDADPL
- the LOC106340446 gene encoding cyclin-dependent protein kinase inhibitor SMR1; the protein is MSFADAGSRLSDQNNLRETELGFPDRSVRELGRDQDLDITNCSPEVVKVKKEEEEDCCKTPTRLDQILPAIPQTCPPAPRKPKGVPSRSLKVRNCYKSRRMIILNVSREFDCMFHSTSLCNKIKKARHI